One genomic segment of Paraburkholderia caffeinilytica includes these proteins:
- a CDS encoding hybrid sensor histidine kinase/response regulator, protein MTDDPRRPSLIDLFREEARTQARVLNDGLLTLDRTPRDAAALEACMRAAHSLKGAARIVGVQVGVELAHAMEDCFVAAQEGRASLDGAWIDELLRGVDIVARIGNDEDESARDTVSTCVASLQARMAGVVPHGAAMRRDAVPSATSALAASAARVDGSASASVSAPDVATKSQNTSTGTDHDADAAFNLLADALRSEAPPVSAAPAAATSAASASASGSSTATASTPNEANALATDPGRMLRVRADNLDRLLSLSGESLVESRWLKPFAQSMLRVKRVQRDGSRVLDQLHETLADLKLDPRAHAAFEELRRLTAESQHLLAERLADLESFDRRSTHLSQQLYDAALQCRMRPFGDGTGGLARMVRDVARSLGKKVRWQLVGESTQVDRDILDLLEAPLGHMLRNAIDHGIEAPAVRLAHGKSEEGTLTLDARHTAGALLITVSDDGAGIDLDALRTSIVSKKLASAETAARLSEAELLEFLLLPGFSLRDQVTEVSGRGVGLDAVHDVVKRVRGTVRITHEPGAGTRVQLQLPLTLSVIRSLLVEVAGEPYAVPLAHVNRTLHVSRADIELLEGHQHIAFDGHRIGVVTAHQILDTAPPASESDTVSLIVIGDGEQTYGVVVDRFLGERMLVVQPLDPRLGKIRNITAGALMENGDPVLIADVDDWLRSVERLVAGGDLKHTQHGAPLAARRVTRRVLVVDDSLTVRELERKLLATRGYDVTIAVDGMDGWNAVRGEHFDLVITDIDMPRMDGIELVTLIKRDPQLQSLPVMIVSYKDREEDRRAGLNAGADYYLAKGSFHDEALLDAVRDLIGEAYGQTHG, encoded by the coding sequence ATGACGGACGACCCGCGCCGCCCGTCGCTGATCGATCTCTTCCGCGAAGAAGCGCGGACCCAGGCACGCGTGCTCAACGACGGCCTGCTCACCCTCGACCGCACGCCGCGCGATGCCGCCGCGCTCGAGGCCTGCATGCGTGCGGCGCATTCGCTGAAGGGCGCGGCGCGTATCGTCGGCGTGCAGGTTGGCGTCGAACTCGCGCACGCGATGGAAGATTGCTTCGTCGCGGCGCAGGAAGGGCGCGCGTCGCTCGACGGCGCCTGGATCGATGAGTTGCTGCGCGGTGTCGATATCGTTGCGCGCATTGGCAATGACGAGGACGAATCGGCGCGTGACACGGTCAGTACGTGCGTGGCGTCGTTGCAAGCGCGGATGGCGGGTGTAGTGCCGCATGGCGCGGCAATGCGGCGGGATGCTGTACCGTCGGCGACCTCTGCGCTTGCCGCGAGTGCTGCTCGCGTCGACGGTTCTGCGTCTGCGTCAGTATCTGCGCCTGACGTAGCCACCAAATCGCAAAACACATCCACCGGCACTGACCACGACGCCGACGCCGCATTCAATCTGCTAGCCGACGCCCTGCGGTCCGAAGCGCCACCCGTCTCAGCCGCACCCGCCGCCGCAACCTCGGCCGCTTCTGCAAGCGCCTCGGGGTCGTCGACCGCAACCGCATCCACCCCGAACGAAGCAAACGCCCTGGCAACAGACCCGGGCCGCATGCTGCGCGTACGCGCCGACAACCTCGACCGGCTCCTGTCCTTATCCGGCGAATCGCTGGTCGAGTCGCGCTGGCTCAAACCCTTCGCGCAATCGATGCTGCGCGTCAAGCGTGTCCAACGCGACGGCTCACGCGTGCTGGATCAGTTGCACGAAACGCTCGCCGACCTGAAGCTCGATCCGCGCGCGCACGCCGCGTTCGAAGAACTGCGCCGCCTCACCGCGGAATCGCAGCATCTGCTCGCCGAGCGTCTGGCCGATCTGGAGAGCTTCGACCGTCGCTCGACGCATCTCTCGCAGCAGCTTTACGACGCCGCACTGCAATGCCGGATGCGCCCCTTCGGCGACGGCACCGGCGGTCTCGCGCGCATGGTGCGCGACGTCGCGCGTTCGCTCGGCAAGAAGGTGCGCTGGCAACTGGTCGGCGAATCGACTCAGGTCGACCGCGACATCCTCGATCTGCTCGAAGCGCCGCTCGGCCACATGCTGCGCAACGCGATCGACCACGGCATCGAAGCACCTGCGGTCCGTCTCGCGCACGGCAAGTCCGAAGAAGGCACACTCACGCTCGACGCCCGTCACACCGCCGGCGCCCTGCTCATCACCGTCTCCGACGACGGCGCGGGCATCGATCTCGATGCATTGCGCACGTCGATCGTCAGCAAGAAACTGGCGAGTGCGGAAACGGCCGCGCGTCTGTCCGAGGCCGAACTGCTCGAATTCCTCCTCCTGCCCGGCTTCTCGCTGCGCGATCAGGTCACCGAGGTGTCGGGCCGCGGCGTCGGACTCGACGCGGTGCACGACGTCGTCAAGCGCGTGCGCGGCACGGTGCGCATCACGCACGAGCCCGGCGCCGGCACACGCGTGCAGTTGCAATTGCCGCTCACGCTCTCGGTGATCCGCAGCCTGCTCGTCGAAGTCGCGGGCGAGCCGTACGCCGTGCCGCTCGCGCATGTGAACCGCACGCTGCACGTGAGCCGCGCGGATATCGAGTTGCTCGAAGGCCATCAGCACATTGCCTTCGACGGCCACCGCATCGGCGTCGTCACCGCGCATCAGATTCTCGACACCGCGCCGCCCGCCAGCGAAAGCGATACCGTCAGCCTGATCGTGATCGGCGACGGTGAGCAAACCTATGGCGTGGTGGTCGATCGCTTTCTCGGCGAGCGGATGCTGGTCGTGCAGCCGCTCGACCCGCGCCTGGGCAAGATCAGGAACATCACCGCCGGTGCGTTGATGGAAAACGGCGATCCGGTGCTGATCGCGGATGTCGACGACTGGCTGCGCTCGGTCGAAAGGCTCGTGGCGGGCGGCGATCTGAAACATACGCAGCACGGCGCGCCCCTCGCCGCCCGGCGCGTCACGCGACGCGTGCTGGTAGTCGACGATTCGCTCACCGTGCGCGAGCTCGAACGCAAACTGCTGGCTACGCGCGGCTATGACGTGACGATCGCCGTCGACGGCATGGACGGCTGGAACGCGGTGCGCGGCGAGCACTTCGACCTCGTCATCACCGACATCGACATGCCGCGGATGGACGGCATCGAACTCGTCACGCTCATCAAGCGCGATCCGCAACTGCAGTCGCTGCCGGTGATGATCGTCTCGTACAAGGATCGCGAAGAGGACCGCCGCGCCGGCCTGAACGCAGGCGCGGATTACTATCTGGCGAAAGGCAGTTTCCACGACGAAGCACTGCTCGACGCAGTGCGTGATCTGATCGGCGAAGCTTACGGTCAAACCCACGGGTAA
- a CDS encoding chemotaxis protein CheW: MVEDHTVTFDDCWNRIGVRGDSSCERLVDYVRCLNCPVFEAAAAKLLERPIPLVDLSQHESRVPAHPQRDDRQGASESFLVFRIGGEWLALPTPIFKRIVQTRPIHTLPHRQHRAVLGVVNVQGDLLVCLSLAHLLDFEADAPTSDDKARHDLPRLLVVSRAEEHAVLPVDQVDGVHRIAVASFGPPPATLSHAAAAHTRAVAPWRGMTVGLLDADALFNTLNRSLG, encoded by the coding sequence GTGGTTGAGGACCACACGGTGACCTTCGACGATTGCTGGAATCGCATCGGCGTGCGCGGCGATTCGTCGTGCGAGCGGCTGGTCGACTACGTGCGCTGTCTGAATTGCCCCGTGTTCGAAGCCGCGGCGGCCAAATTGCTGGAGCGGCCGATTCCGCTCGTGGATCTCTCGCAGCATGAGTCCCGCGTGCCGGCGCATCCGCAACGGGACGATCGGCAAGGCGCGAGTGAGTCGTTCCTCGTCTTCCGCATCGGCGGCGAATGGCTCGCGCTGCCCACGCCGATCTTCAAGCGCATCGTGCAGACGCGGCCGATTCATACGTTGCCGCATCGGCAGCATCGCGCGGTGCTGGGCGTGGTGAATGTGCAGGGAGACTTGCTGGTGTGTCTGTCGCTCGCGCATCTGCTGGATTTCGAGGCCGACGCCCCCACGAGCGACGATAAAGCGCGTCACGACCTGCCGCGTTTGCTGGTGGTCTCGCGCGCCGAAGAGCACGCGGTGTTGCCCGTCGATCAGGTCGACGGTGTGCATCGAATCGCAGTCGCCAGCTTTGGCCCGCCGCCTGCGACGCTCTCGCACGCGGCCGCCGCGCATACGCGTGCCGTGGCCCCTTGGCGCGGCATGACGGTCGGCCTGCTCGACGCCGATGCCTTGTTCAATACCTTGAACCGGAGTCTTGGATGA
- a CDS encoding CheR family methyltransferase, translating to MNAHHDNTPLYRRFVDLLHRTIGLDAASVGHQSIERAVDQRAAAWCADGHADATLADYWEATYTSPSMVQALVETVVVPETWFYRDADAFRALARLAHERLDERGTALPLRILSLPCSTGEEPYTIAMTLLDAGIDAAHMRIDAMDISERSLAVAQRAVYSRNSFRGNAFPFRDAHFTRTEDGWRLAPRIVDAVRFSRANLMQLDATALGIYDFVFCRNVLIYFDRDAQQTALHALNNVLAETGTLFVGPAETGLLMRYGMQSAKIPLAFAFHRAAPAEAQLNGWHTAPLATAAALAMTHSPVPALAPLQVFSAAPFAWPDPVARTPSSDIPQHTPKPYKAASPSQEFAPPHVASPATAARDTLQAAHALADAGRLTEAANAINGYLEQHAPHADAFYLLGVLADASGDTNLARGHYRKALYLDPQHTEALAHLATLLELQGDRNGARLLMERASRAQGAQRG from the coding sequence ATGAACGCGCATCACGACAACACGCCGCTCTATCGACGCTTCGTCGATCTGCTGCATCGAACCATCGGGCTCGATGCAGCGTCGGTCGGTCATCAGTCGATCGAGCGAGCGGTCGATCAGCGCGCCGCGGCCTGGTGCGCGGACGGTCACGCCGACGCCACGCTCGCCGACTACTGGGAAGCCACGTACACGTCGCCCTCGATGGTGCAGGCGCTGGTCGAAACGGTGGTGGTGCCGGAGACCTGGTTCTATCGCGACGCCGACGCGTTCAGGGCGCTCGCGCGTCTCGCGCACGAACGCCTTGACGAGCGCGGCACCGCACTGCCGCTGCGGATTCTGAGCCTGCCCTGCTCGACCGGCGAAGAGCCGTACACGATCGCGATGACGCTGCTCGACGCGGGCATCGACGCCGCGCACATGCGCATCGACGCAATGGACATCAGCGAGCGCTCGCTGGCTGTCGCGCAGCGCGCCGTGTATAGCCGCAACTCGTTTCGGGGCAATGCGTTTCCGTTCCGCGACGCCCACTTCACGCGCACCGAGGACGGTTGGCGTCTCGCGCCGCGCATCGTCGACGCGGTCAGGTTTTCGCGCGCCAACCTGATGCAACTCGATGCCACGGCGCTCGGCATCTACGACTTCGTGTTCTGCCGCAACGTGCTGATTTACTTCGACCGCGACGCGCAGCAGACGGCCTTGCACGCGCTCAACAATGTGCTGGCCGAAACCGGCACGCTGTTCGTCGGTCCTGCGGAAACCGGGCTGTTGATGCGTTATGGCATGCAGTCGGCGAAGATTCCCCTGGCGTTTGCGTTCCACCGCGCCGCGCCCGCTGAAGCGCAGCTCAACGGCTGGCACACCGCACCGCTCGCCACCGCCGCGGCACTCGCGATGACGCATTCGCCGGTGCCCGCGCTCGCACCGCTGCAGGTGTTTTCAGCTGCGCCTTTTGCGTGGCCCGATCCGGTTGCGCGCACGCCTTCAAGCGATATTCCGCAACACACGCCGAAGCCGTACAAAGCCGCGTCGCCGTCGCAGGAATTTGCGCCGCCACACGTTGCCTCGCCGGCCACCGCCGCACGCGACACGCTGCAAGCGGCGCACGCGCTGGCCGACGCGGGCCGTCTGACGGAAGCCGCAAACGCGATCAACGGCTATCTGGAGCAGCACGCCCCGCATGCCGACGCGTTCTATCTGCTCGGCGTGCTGGCCGACGCCAGCGGCGATACGAACCTTGCTCGCGGCCACTATCGCAAGGCGCTCTATCTCGACCCGCAGCACACCGAGGCGCTGGCGCATCTCGCGACGCTGCTCGAACTCCAAGGCGACCGCAACGGCGCGCGTCTGTTGATGGAACGCGCGTCGCGCGCACAGGGAGCGCAACGTGGTTGA
- a CDS encoding chemotaxis protein CheW, whose amino-acid sequence MLFILFTLDNERYVIDATQVERLMPLTPQSPPKTIPGAPSWVAGVLDHEGTPLPVIDLPALALGRPASPLMSTRVVLVRYPHAGTVRLLALLLEGATRTIRLAADAFREAGIDMPNARYLGPVASEAGGLVQWIRVEHLLPDDVKTLLFPEAHA is encoded by the coding sequence ATGCTCTTCATCCTCTTCACGCTCGATAACGAACGCTACGTGATCGACGCGACGCAGGTGGAGCGTCTGATGCCGCTCACGCCGCAGTCGCCGCCGAAGACGATCCCCGGCGCGCCGTCGTGGGTCGCGGGCGTGCTCGATCACGAAGGCACGCCGCTGCCGGTGATCGATCTGCCGGCGCTCGCGCTCGGCCGCCCCGCCTCACCGTTGATGTCGACGCGCGTCGTGCTGGTGCGCTATCCCCATGCGGGCACGGTGCGCCTGCTCGCGCTCCTGCTCGAAGGCGCAACGCGCACCATCCGCCTCGCCGCCGATGCGTTTCGCGAGGCCGGCATCGACATGCCGAATGCGCGCTATCTGGGTCCGGTCGCGAGCGAAGCAGGCGGCCTGGTGCAATGGATTCGCGTCGAGCATCTGCTGCCCGACGACGTCAAAACCCTGCTGTTTCCCGAGGCGCACGCATGA
- a CDS encoding methyl-accepting chemotaxis protein — MKQWTIRQRILCSFGIVLIVMLAMAIVTFEQLGGIDRDAKSQQDDSMPGLYYATAMRAAWFENYTVTQRLIYVDTDPDSVKRDQDRLQDTEQTLQKLLGDYGATIFRDNDRQFFNDFRQQHAQYLPIQASLLNVLPSSKENAARIFNTQLTSIWEAGRVSARNLVENNKTDADKAAENIRSSVEATRVVLLVMLLIAAVAAALAGYWLLRAVTTPMAKVLQVVDVMRTGDLTQRLQLNRADEIGALEAGFNRMTDELTALVGQAQKSAVQVTTSVTEIAATSREQQATANETAATTTEIGATSREIFATSRDLLRTMNEVSEVAGQSAALAGTGHAGLARMEDTMRLVMEAAGSVNAKLAILNEKASNINQVVATITKVADQTNLLSLNAAIEAEKAGEYGRGFAVVATEIRRLADQTAVATYDIEQMVKEIQSAVAAGVMGMDKFSEEVRRGMLDVQNVGGHLTQIIQQVQALAPRFSMVNEGMQTQATGAEQITQALTQLSEAAQQTAESLRQSTQAIDDLTHVANSLRTGVSRFKVVA, encoded by the coding sequence GTGAAACAATGGACCATCCGGCAACGGATTCTGTGCAGCTTCGGGATCGTGCTGATCGTGATGCTGGCAATGGCGATCGTCACTTTCGAGCAACTCGGCGGCATCGACCGCGACGCGAAGAGCCAGCAGGACGACTCGATGCCCGGCCTCTACTACGCGACCGCGATGCGCGCAGCCTGGTTCGAGAACTACACCGTCACGCAGCGTCTCATTTACGTGGACACGGACCCCGATTCCGTCAAGCGCGACCAGGACCGTCTGCAAGACACGGAGCAAACGCTTCAGAAGCTCCTCGGCGACTACGGCGCGACCATTTTCCGCGACAACGACCGCCAATTCTTCAACGACTTCCGTCAACAGCACGCGCAGTACCTGCCGATCCAGGCCTCGCTGTTGAACGTCTTGCCGAGTTCGAAAGAAAACGCCGCGCGCATCTTCAACACGCAACTCACGTCGATCTGGGAAGCGGGCCGCGTCTCGGCGCGCAATCTGGTCGAGAACAACAAGACCGACGCCGACAAGGCCGCCGAAAACATCCGCAGCTCGGTCGAGGCGACGCGTGTCGTGCTGCTCGTGATGCTGCTGATCGCCGCCGTGGCCGCCGCGCTGGCCGGATACTGGCTGCTGCGCGCGGTCACCACGCCGATGGCGAAGGTGCTGCAGGTCGTCGACGTCATGCGCACCGGCGACCTCACGCAACGTCTGCAACTGAACCGCGCGGATGAAATCGGCGCACTCGAAGCGGGCTTCAACCGCATGACCGACGAGCTCACCGCGCTGGTCGGCCAGGCGCAGAAGTCGGCGGTTCAGGTCACCACGTCGGTGACGGAGATTGCCGCAACCTCGCGTGAACAGCAGGCCACCGCGAACGAAACCGCGGCGACCACCACCGAGATCGGCGCCACGTCGCGCGAAATCTTCGCGACCTCGCGCGATCTGCTGCGCACGATGAACGAAGTCTCCGAAGTCGCCGGCCAGTCGGCGGCGCTCGCCGGCACCGGCCATGCCGGTCTCGCGCGTATGGAAGACACCATGCGCCTCGTGATGGAAGCGGCCGGCTCGGTCAACGCGAAGCTCGCGATCCTCAACGAGAAGGCCAGCAACATCAATCAGGTCGTCGCCACCATCACCAAGGTCGCGGATCAGACCAACCTGCTCTCGCTGAACGCGGCGATCGAGGCAGAGAAGGCCGGTGAATACGGGCGCGGCTTCGCGGTCGTGGCGACCGAGATTCGCCGTCTCGCGGATCAAACCGCGGTGGCGACCTACGACATCGAACAGATGGTCAAGGAGATCCAGTCGGCGGTGGCCGCGGGCGTGATGGGCATGGACAAGTTCTCCGAAGAAGTGCGCCGCGGCATGCTCGACGTGCAGAACGTGGGCGGCCATCTCACGCAGATCATCCAGCAGGTGCAAGCGCTTGCGCCGCGCTTCTCGATGGTCAACGAGGGCATGCAGACGCAAGCCACCGGCGCCGAGCAGATCACCCAGGCGCTGACGCAGCTCTCGGAGGCCGCGCAGCAGACGGCGGAATCGCTGCGCCAGTCGACCCAGGCCATCGACGATCTGACGCACGTCGCCAATAGTTTGCGCACCGGCGTATCGCGCTTCAAGGTGGTGGCCTGA
- a CDS encoding ecotin precursor → MKKIAVALLMVGSLSAAGQASAHGNGGDVVGALIGGAVLGAVVTSVLNPAPVVAYQQPVYAQPVYQPAPVYAGPPPGYCYDQYQRAYVACGAPPPAQYGYPQQPQPGW, encoded by the coding sequence ATGAAAAAGATTGCGGTGGCGTTGTTGATGGTGGGGAGCCTGAGCGCGGCGGGTCAAGCGTCGGCGCATGGCAATGGCGGCGACGTGGTCGGCGCGCTGATCGGCGGTGCCGTGCTGGGCGCGGTTGTGACGTCCGTGTTGAATCCGGCGCCTGTGGTCGCGTACCAGCAGCCGGTCTATGCGCAACCGGTGTATCAGCCGGCGCCCGTGTACGCCGGGCCGCCGCCGGGATACTGCTATGACCAGTACCAGCGCGCGTACGTCGCGTGCGGTGCGCCGCCGCCCGCCCAATATGGGTATCCGCAGCAGCCGCAACCGGGCTGGTAA
- a CDS encoding tyrosine-type recombinase/integrase has translation MPKLAAPLTETQIRALEPRATRYCVADGNGLVIEIMTTGTKVWRFRYSLNGKRQPLVTIGDYRMISLRVARAKAQKYADMVASGVSPVVTARRDRGAESKAEVLREGAELYLATEMAGKSAEYQRTTRRALEKDVLPAIGAKPIKAVTDDDIRAICDQIKSRGSPKMALHTRNAVKRLYEYLIARQLATANPAELIPARFIATPDSRTRVLGPDEIGDTLRAIYASNIRRPLKLALHLLVLTMVRKSDLVEAAWSEFNLDAARWTIPAARMNKERKHVVHLSHQAVALLRELQDTKASRNFVFPSVRGDDRPIAKSTLNQAVKSLGLDVEHFVLHDFRRTAATHLREMGQPADAIENALAHTAKDAKDTPGGDNYADHAAERRRTLQLWADFVDAQIGNGRQGATG, from the coding sequence ATGCCAAAACTCGCCGCCCCTCTCACCGAAACGCAGATCCGTGCGCTCGAACCGCGCGCCACCCGGTATTGCGTCGCAGACGGCAACGGCCTCGTCATTGAAATCATGACGACGGGCACCAAGGTCTGGCGCTTCCGCTATTCACTGAACGGCAAGCGCCAGCCGCTCGTGACGATCGGCGACTACCGGATGATTTCGCTGCGGGTCGCACGCGCCAAGGCGCAGAAGTACGCGGACATGGTCGCGAGCGGCGTCTCGCCGGTAGTCACGGCGCGCCGCGACCGGGGTGCTGAAAGCAAGGCGGAGGTGCTGCGCGAAGGCGCGGAGCTCTATCTCGCGACGGAGATGGCCGGCAAGTCGGCGGAGTACCAGCGCACCACGCGGCGCGCACTCGAAAAAGACGTCCTTCCCGCCATTGGCGCCAAGCCGATCAAAGCCGTGACGGACGACGACATCCGCGCGATATGCGATCAGATCAAAAGCCGCGGCTCGCCCAAGATGGCGCTGCACACGCGCAACGCGGTCAAGCGGCTTTATGAGTACCTGATCGCGAGGCAACTCGCCACGGCCAATCCGGCGGAACTCATCCCGGCACGCTTCATCGCGACGCCGGACAGCCGCACCCGCGTGCTCGGTCCCGACGAAATAGGCGACACGCTCCGCGCAATCTACGCGTCGAACATTCGACGCCCGCTGAAATTGGCCTTGCACCTGCTGGTACTGACAATGGTGCGGAAATCGGACCTCGTCGAGGCAGCCTGGTCCGAATTCAACCTCGACGCAGCGCGATGGACGATCCCGGCCGCGCGGATGAACAAGGAGCGCAAGCATGTGGTGCATCTCTCGCACCAGGCGGTCGCCCTGCTCCGCGAGCTTCAGGACACGAAAGCCAGTCGGAATTTCGTATTCCCGAGTGTCAGGGGCGACGATCGGCCGATCGCGAAGAGCACGCTCAATCAAGCCGTCAAATCGCTCGGGCTCGACGTCGAGCATTTCGTCCTGCATGACTTTCGACGCACCGCCGCAACCCACTTGCGCGAAATGGGGCAGCCCGCGGACGCGATCGAGAATGCGCTGGCGCATACCGCCAAAGACGCCAAAGACACACCGGGCGGAGACAATTACGCTGACCATGCCGCGGAACGGCGTCGGACCTTGCAACTGTGGGCGGATTTTGTCGACGCCCAGATCGGGAACGGCCGACAAGGCGCGACCGGGTGA
- the dinD gene encoding DNA damage-inducible protein D, giving the protein MLNNKPIAALHHRTFESIKQVNEDDSEFWFARSLAPLLDYQDWRNFLQVIEKAKIACERSGHPVQDHFGEVTKMVTLGSGATRGITDYTLSRYACYLIVQNGDPSKSVIANGQTYFAMQTRRQELADDARFAQLGEDEKRLAIRNEMATHNKHLAAAAKGAGVETPIDYAVFQDHGYKGLYGGLGNKEIHAKKGLKKSQKILDHMSSAELAANLFRATQTEEKLRREEIKGKQRANQTHFEVGSKVRQTIQELGGTMPENLPTPQTSIKQVEQVQKKLKK; this is encoded by the coding sequence GTGTTGAACAACAAACCCATAGCAGCGTTGCATCACCGCACCTTCGAAAGCATCAAGCAGGTCAACGAAGACGATTCAGAGTTTTGGTTCGCGCGCAGCCTTGCGCCATTGCTCGATTACCAAGACTGGCGCAACTTCCTGCAAGTGATCGAGAAGGCCAAAATTGCCTGCGAGCGGTCGGGCCACCCCGTCCAAGACCATTTCGGTGAGGTTACCAAAATGGTCACCCTTGGATCCGGGGCAACGCGCGGGATCACCGACTACACGCTATCCCGTTACGCCTGCTACCTGATCGTGCAGAACGGCGATCCGTCGAAATCTGTTATCGCTAACGGGCAAACCTACTTTGCGATGCAGACCCGGCGTCAGGAACTCGCGGACGATGCCAGGTTTGCACAGCTCGGCGAGGACGAAAAGCGCCTTGCGATTCGCAACGAGATGGCGACCCACAATAAGCACCTGGCGGCCGCCGCAAAGGGTGCAGGCGTCGAAACTCCGATCGATTACGCCGTCTTCCAAGATCATGGCTACAAGGGCCTATATGGTGGGCTTGGCAACAAAGAAATTCACGCCAAGAAAGGCCTGAAGAAAAGTCAGAAGATTCTCGATCACATGAGCAGCGCAGAACTTGCGGCGAATTTATTCCGCGCTACCCAAACTGAAGAGAAGCTGCGGCGCGAGGAGATCAAGGGTAAGCAGCGCGCTAATCAGACGCACTTCGAGGTTGGCAGCAAGGTGCGCCAGACGATCCAGGAACTTGGCGGGACCATGCCTGAAAATCTGCCGACGCCGCAAACAAGTATCAAGCAGGTCGAGCAAGTGCAGAAGAAGCTGAAGAAATGA
- the mnmE gene encoding tRNA uridine-5-carboxymethylaminomethyl(34) synthesis GTPase MnmE, giving the protein MLTTDSDPIVAIATAPGRGGIGVVRISFGRAGEAAAQPLMQALTGSALAPRHASYVPFLDDAGNALDRGIALYFPAPHSYTGEHVLELQGHGGPVVLQLVLQRCIDAGRAFGLRLAEPGEFTRRAFLNDKLDLAQAEAVADLIEASTEAAARSAGRSLDGAFSRDIHALVEEVITLRMLVEATLDFPEEEIDFLEAADARGKLARIRERLADVLSEARQGALLREGLSVVLAGQPNVGKSSLLNALAGAELAIVTPIAGTTRDKVAQTIQIEGIPLHVIDTAGLRDTEDEVEKIGIARTWSEIERADVVLHLLDARTDMTAEDETIAARFPGGVPVVRVLNKTDLTGLAPSVTPLDADLELSEVRLSAKQGDGVALLREELLRIAGWQAGAESVYLARERHLIALRAAQEHLETAAAHADQNAQALDLFAEELRLAQDQLNSITGEFSSDDLLGVIFSRFCIGK; this is encoded by the coding sequence ATGCTCACCACCGACTCCGATCCTATCGTCGCGATTGCCACCGCACCCGGCCGAGGCGGAATCGGGGTCGTGCGGATTTCGTTTGGCCGTGCCGGGGAAGCCGCCGCGCAGCCGTTGATGCAAGCGCTCACCGGCTCGGCACTCGCGCCGCGTCACGCGAGCTACGTGCCGTTCCTCGACGACGCCGGCAACGCGCTCGACCGCGGCATCGCACTTTACTTTCCCGCGCCGCACTCCTACACCGGCGAACACGTGCTCGAGTTGCAAGGCCACGGCGGTCCAGTCGTGCTGCAACTGGTGCTGCAGCGTTGCATCGACGCCGGCCGCGCGTTTGGTCTGCGTCTGGCCGAGCCGGGCGAATTCACGCGACGCGCATTTCTCAACGACAAGCTGGATCTGGCGCAAGCCGAAGCCGTCGCCGATCTGATCGAGGCCAGCACGGAGGCCGCCGCACGCTCGGCGGGCCGCTCGCTCGACGGTGCGTTTTCGCGCGACATCCATGCGTTGGTCGAAGAAGTCATTACGCTGCGGATGCTGGTCGAAGCGACGCTCGATTTCCCGGAAGAAGAAATCGACTTTCTGGAAGCCGCCGACGCCCGCGGCAAGCTCGCGCGAATCCGCGAGCGCCTTGCGGACGTGCTGAGCGAAGCGCGCCAGGGCGCGTTGCTGCGCGAGGGTTTGTCGGTGGTGCTGGCGGGACAGCCGAACGTCGGCAAGTCGTCGCTGTTGAACGCCCTCGCCGGCGCCGAGTTGGCTATCGTCACACCGATCGCCGGCACGACGCGCGACAAGGTCGCGCAAACCATCCAGATCGAAGGCATTCCGCTGCACGTGATCGATACGGCCGGCCTGCGCGATACCGAAGACGAAGTGGAAAAGATCGGCATTGCGCGCACATGGAGCGAGATCGAGCGCGCCGACGTCGTGTTGCATCTGCTCGATGCGCGCACCGACATGACCGCCGAAGACGAAACGATCGCTGCACGTTTCCCAGGCGGCGTGCCGGTGGTGCGCGTGCTGAACAAAACGGATCTGACCGGGCTCGCGCCGTCCGTGACGCCGCTCGACGCGGATCTCGAACTCAGCGAAGTGCGGCTGTCGGCCAAACAGGGCGATGGGGTCGCGTTGCTGCGCGAGGAATTGCTGCGGATCGCCGGCTGGCAGGCCGGCGCGGAAAGCGTCTACCTCGCGCGTGAGCGGCATCTGATTGCGCTGCGCGCGGCCCAGGAGCATCTGGAGACGGCCGCGGCGCACGCCGATCAGAATGCTCAGGCACTCGATCTGTTCGCCGAAGAACTGCGTCTCGCGCAGGATCAACTGAACTCGATCACTGGTGAATTCAGCTCGGACGACCTGCTCGGGGTGATTTTCAGCCGGTTTTGCATCGGGAAATAG